A single window of Debaryomyces hansenii CBS767 chromosome F complete sequence DNA harbors:
- a CDS encoding DEHA2F09526p (similar to uniprot|P40581 Saccharomyces cerevisiae YIR037W HYR1 Thiol peroxidase that functions as a hydroperoxide receptor to sense intracellular hydroperoxide levels and transduce a redox signal to the Yap1p transcription factor), producing the protein MSFYDLSPLDTNDKPFPFEELKGKVVLVVNVASKCGFTPQYKELEELNKKYQDKGLQIIGFPCNQFGGQEPGSSEEIASFCSLNYGVSFPVLKKVDVNGDKTDPVYKYLKGEKSGLLGLNRIKWNFEKFLIDKNGKVIERYSSLTKPASLSSTIEELLKK; encoded by the coding sequence ATGTCTTTTTACGATTTAAGTCCTCTTGATACAAACGACAAGCCATTCccatttgaagaattaaaggGTAAAGTTGTGTTGGTGGTCAATGTTGCATCTAAGTGTGGTTTCACACCACAATACaaggaattagaagaaCTCAACAAAAAATATCAGGATAAAGGATTACAGATTATTGGTTTCCCATGTAACCAATTCGGAGGACAAGAACCGGGCAGTTCTGAAGAAATTGCTAGCTTCTGTTCTCTCAACTACGGAGTGTCATTCCCAGTGTTGAAGAAAGTCGATGTCAATGGGGACAAGACTGACCCAGTTTACAAGTATTTGAAGGGGGAAAAGCTGGGATTACTCGGGTTGAACAGAATTAAGTGgaactttgaaaaattcttgattgACAAGAACGGGAAGGTTATTGAACGTTATTCGTCATTGACCAAGCCTGCTTCTCTCCTGTCTACAATCGAGgagttattgaagaaatag